The Kocuria flava nucleotide sequence GCACGCCGGGGCGGCCCGGCGGCTCGTGGGAGGATGCGGTGAGCACGACGGTCGGAGAGGAGAGGTCATGGTCAACCCGAGGACGCAGTGGGCGACGCTGGGACCGGCGGTGGTGCTGACGGCCGTGCTGTGGGCGGCACTGGGCGGCTGGCAGTGGTGGTTCCCGGGGCTGTGGTTCGCGGCCCTCGTCGTCGTCGGGCTGGCCGGCACCCGGAACCGATCGCACGGCAGGCCCCGGAAGCCCTCCGCGGACACCGCCCGGCGTCGCTGCACGAACGAGCGGGCGCCGGGCGGCGTGCCACAATAGAGGAGTTACGAAAGCGAACGACCTGCTCCATCCTCACCCCTGGAGGTCACCGTGAACCGCTCCTTCTCCGCCGGCGCCGCCGTCACTCTCGTCCTCGGCCTGATCCTGCTGTTCGCCGTCTCCGCGCAGAGCCTGTCGCTGGGGAGCTTCTCCATCGACCTGGGTGTCCTGGGGTGGATCCTCACCGTCTCCGGCGCCGTGCTGCTGGTG carries:
- a CDS encoding DUF6458 family protein, with protein sequence MNRSFSAGAAVTLVLGLILLFAVSAQSLSLGSFSIDLGVLGWILTVSGAVLLVLSLIPRRTRAQTRHVDAAGHESVTDRETRI